In the Silene latifolia isolate original U9 population chromosome 1, ASM4854445v1, whole genome shotgun sequence genome, CTGTGATGACGTTGAACCGGAATTTCGTTTTCTCCGATTAAGGTGACCTTTTAGTCTCTTGCTTCTTCCCTTTGTGGTGGATCGTATGTATATGATCCAACACTTTTGTCACCCTTTCTTCATCAGTTGTCGCCTCAAATGTTTGATATGCTTCGGTGGTGTCAGCTATGGAATCTATTTACTTTTCAACTGCCTCAAGAGATATCTTATACACTTCTTCAATCACCAACCGCGTCTCAACAGTTTCCTGTGATTTTAAGATTAAATTATTAGAATTTTATCGCCATCTCATGACGCCAAGGAATAATAAGTTTTGGAATATTGGTTTCATCAGGTTCTCCTCCATACAATCTGTCCCACACCTCTTTTTTGCCATCTTGGTCCACCTCTGCAATATGTACTTAGGAGGTATACGTGTGACAGAGTGCATCTGCAAAATTCTTATGCAATGACAACACAATCAAGCACACTCCTCAAAGTTTTTACAGGAGCAAGATACAAGCACCGGATTATTTACGAACCCATAGGTAACAACTTCACTGGAAATGAAATTTTCATCAATGGCAACTTTGTAAGACATTTGTGTTTCATCTTCGCATATTTTTCTAGCAAAAGTACCTATTCCCACTTTAAACTCTTCCTCAAAGTCACAGAAAAGAGTAGATGTGCAGACCTCTAATGCATGTTTCAACAAACCTGACAAAGCAAAGTCATAATGTGGCTTTGATTTAGAGCAATAGAactccaatttcaactccttcttCCTCCATCTTGTGATAGTGTGTTTAAATAATCTGTAGAATTGAGTCAGACTTGTTGACTCGTTTGCTTGGAAACCCAATGCATTATTAGTACTCACTCCTTTGAGACGATAAAATGCCTACAGAAAAAAAATCTTTACAAAGAGATATGCACCATTTACTTCTGATGTCATACAAACTACCAAACCAAGAGTAGTTTGGATTTTTATCTAACTCATACCCCCTCCTAGTCACTCATTTATTCTCCCTACCACTTTGCACAAGAAATGAGcaattgattttggaccacacaaaacactctaccttacatacaattaaatttgaacaACATAACATTCCAAAAaagaaaagagggaagaaaatccgACTAGCTCCGAAaagaaaagagggaagaaatgattgactgggagggagtatgttGCAACCATGTTGTCCCAACAAGATTGAAACTCCTCATTTGCGCAACCGGTCAAACATTTGTTGAAGGCCTCTTTAAAACCCTGACAAGTTCTCAGTGTTCCAAAGTGACTAACAATATTCTTTTGCAAGTGCCATAGACATAATCTATGTCTTGACATAGGGAATACCTACATATAATCAAGATAAGAACTACAACCTTTAGAGGCCATCATTAATCAAGAAGATACCTACAACGTTAAGTTTCAAAATTAAAAGCTGAAGTTGTTACCTTAACATTGTTTCACCAACTGCAAAATTGATTTACAATATAACAATGAGTTTTATCCCTCAAAGGTTCCTTTTTTCTCATAAAACTagaaaatacaaaatttatgtaCAGGACCATGTTTTAAACATAAAACGCTAGGTTTCTAGTTGTCACAATTAAAACCCAGGCTAAAAATGGACAATGATCTCAACTTAAACTCTTATATATTAACCCTATAATTAAGAATATCGTAACATGTAAATTAACTTTGACATTAGAACTTAAAAAGGCCAGTTTTGGAAATAAAACTAGTCAATAAAATGCTAAGCCGGGAGGCAAATATTACATTTACAAAATACTTATAACGTTAAGTTGTTAAAGTACATGTATACATTTTCAAAGTAAAATTATTCCCCATACTATGAAAATGGCATATTATATCGTTCCTCTAAGAACCTTAAAAATATCAGTTACGTACATAAAACTAACAAATAATAAGCTATGTTAAGAGGTCAGCATTAAATCAAGAAGATCATTAAAACGTTAAGTTTCAAAAGTAAAGGTTGAAGTTTTTACCCTAAAATAGCTTCACCAACTGCAAAATTGATTTACAATATAACGTTGAGTTTTATACCTACAAGGTTCATTTTTCACCTACAACTAAAAAATTCAAATTTACGTACATTACCATGTTTTAAACATATAACACTAGGTTTATAGCACGTAAATTGACTTGGACAATAGAACTTAAAAAGGTCAGTTTTGTCCGTAAAACTAGTGAATAAAATGCTATATTAAGAGGCCAACATTAAATCAAGAAGATCACTAAAACGTTAAGTTTCAATACTAAAGGTTGAAGTTTTTACCCTAAAATAGCTTCACCAACTGCAAAATTGATGTATCATATAATGTTGAGTTTCATACCTAAAAGCTTCCTCTTTCACATAAAATTagaaaatacaaaatttatgaaCATCACCATGTTTTACACATAAAACACTAGGTCTATAGCTCTCACAATTCAAAACTAGGCTAAAAAAATAACAATATTCTCAACTTTAACTTTCTGTAATCACCCTATAATTAAGAGTATCGTAAATTGACTTGGACATTAGAACTTAAAAACACTAGTTTTGTACATAAAGCTGACCAATATCATGTTTGGCGGACGACCTTAAATCAAGCACAAAATTAGAAGGTCAAGTTCCGATAATAAAAGTTGAAGTTCTTCCACTAAAATAGACTAAAATAGATTGACCAAGTGTAAACTTGATTTAGTGCATAATGTTGAGTTTTTCACATAAAACATTAGTTTCTCACATAAAACTAGAAAACACAAAGAGTAATTATCTTCATAAATTTTCAACATAAACAACTCAGTTATTTCAATAAACAAATTGACAAGTTCTCAACTTTAATTGTTATGTATTCAACCTACAATTAAGACGCTAGGTAGAATGTTAAGTTTCTAAACTAAATAAAGCTATTTTCAACACAATATTATCAAACATCAACCTATTAACCATCATGGACCAAAAAGAAGATTGTTTACCTTCACCGAGCCGCATGCATCATCCTCAAATTCGTTTTCAACTTCCTTCATCACCATTGATTGATCAGGAGCTATACTTTGTTGTTCCTCAACCGCACAAATCGTCTCATCCATTCCGATAGTTTATATACACCTACGTTTACTCTCCCTTTCCCAGATTTATAATCTACAAATTTACTTGTTGAATAATTCATTTGTTGAAAGTAGATGATGAACCCACCACAAATTTTGATGAAAACGGTTCTTCATCTTCCGTCTCCCACGATTACTGCTCAAAAAGTGGGGAGGGTAATTGTTTTAATTTTCCGCCTTTTCTAATTTTGTGTTTTTCTAATTATACATTTTATGCGATAGATTTCTCAAAAACCATTCAACTGGACTAATAGCTCCTATTGGGcccgtcctatgctataggacggtcctataggagagtagcTGTTGTGCGAAAGCCGAAGGCAAATACCATGAATTTTTGAGCCACTCAGGTACTTTAGTGTTTACTAATCATTGGGTACCCAGTACATTGACGGTATCATGTTACTCCGTAGTATTATATACCCCGACTCATTGTCCAATGAGAATATTAGAATCAATTAAATTTTCGATATAATTGAACATAAACTtagtaaaaacgaaaaaaaaaaattaaggtaTCACATTGATTAGAGTGTGCGATAATTTTGTATACTTCCAAGTGGAGTTTAGAATTTTTCTGTTAACCATTTAAACAAAAATACCTCGAACAAACCGTCATGATCCAGTAATAAACAGAAACTAGTAATTACCATAAACTTTGAGACTTTTTTTTCTGCCAAAATTATTTGCCTTTGGCTTTGGCACATTTGTTGTTTTTCTTTATGTTGTTAATTTTCGTTTTCCTTATAGGCTGACTAATCGCGCTTtttgtaacaaaaataaaataaaagatgaggaaccaattattaaatgacaaatgGCCAAAAATGAGTGGGGAAGATAAAATTGCCCTAATAGAAAGATACACAATTAACTAAAGACATCCAAAAATAAAATAGACGAATTAAATGATCGGGACAGAGAGAGTACTATATAATCTAGTCCCTCTCCCGTCCCGATCATTAGTCGGGAAAGAGGAGAAGTTGTTCACAATTTCATAATTGTGGCCACAAGCAATTCCTGGCTGTAGCGAAACACTAGTAGATTAATAGTAGGTTGATGTCTTGACGATGCATGTTACATTGACGGCTAAGTCTCCTGCATTAGTGGAGCTGATTTCGATTTTTAACAGATTATATATCTCCAACAAATACTTGTCATTTTGCAATTTAGAAATACCGCAATTGACAATAACGCGTCACAAAAAATTCCAATTCTTACAAACAAACGGCAATCACGGAACGTTGAAAGAAATAATGCGCCTTATTCAacaaaataagaggaaaaaaacAAACATCAATACATCATGCAATACATTATACCAAGTATATTTCTTTAAGATCGAGTATTATATTAATGATTGAAAATATTAATTAAAAATGTTGATCGAGAATTATTATAAGATCGGTGTGTGACTGTGTGGAGGTAAACTACTAATAATATCATGAAAATattaaatatgaaaaaaaaaaatgaaaaggacAATTATGAATTTAGTTACATTTAATTCCGATCCCTTAATTTTCGGATTATATAGATGTGTAAGTGGTGGAGACATGTTGAAGGAGTGTACGTCACAAGGCACAACTAGAGAAATAAAGAAAATCTAGAAAAACGGTGATTAGAATCATTAGATAGGTTTAGTCCACGATGTGGATGGTTAGATACACTAATTGGATGCTTTACAATTTAGATTACAAGACTTAATTAAATTCATAATTGTCCCTTTGATTTTTTGCACATTATTTTATTAAAGGATTGAAATTGACAGCTTTTTGAGCTTTTGCATCCCGCATGCATTTTTTGGATTTATTATTATAAAGTTTATCCAAACTTTCATCTTCATCATATTGAGAATTAATCTAAAGATAAATCGAAAAAACGAATAATTTGAATTCTCAATCATATAAGGAGTATTAATAAATTACTCGATATTTTGTTCATATTCATATGAATAAATCTAGAAAATCATAAAATCAGATTGGAATCAAGACGCATTATTGTTAGTAGTTTGTAATTCAAACTATACTCGAAAGTGAATGATATGTCTTCACAAATTTTTACTTGTAAATTGTACCGTGATGACTCACATTGATTTAAATAATGttaaaaaggaaagaagtaaataAGACAGGCTGATACACGGATTTTATTTGGTTACTatcttgactatatatataacacacatgaaatgaaattaatgaaataagTAAAAATAGCTGAATTTGTAAATTTGACAATGGTAATTAAGCAAGTTGGTGAGTTGGTGGTATGGACAGCATGAATATTGACGTTGACACATACTGTAATGTGCAAATGTATAAGACATGACGAAACACAAGATATGTTTTGAGACATGATTAAATGTGCAAATAGAAACAAATGTTTTTTACTCTATACTCCTCCCATGAAATACTACTATATGATAGTGATTACTACTGTTCATGGGTCAAGACTCAAGCAGTCAAGCTGCTGAATTTAATATAGATTTTGGTCGGGTAAAACTTTGTGTTAAATGTGTCACAAATACATTTCACTACTGTTCATCTGCTTTCAATTGATACCTTTAACAGTTTAACACCTATATTAAAAATGTTTAATAGAAAGAGCACTGTGAGAGGTTTTAGCTAAAcgttgattttttattttttttttaattacatcCTTTCCTAATatcatgcaaatgaaataatcaATAAGGTTCATATCGtttataaaattaaaatcaaaaatTTCTATTGCATATTGTCATAATTTACTCATGGCACATAAATATAATGTATTTTTCGTAATCTTGTAAGTTTAACCACTGATTTAAGTTGTGAATTCATTAATAATACCATTATCACAATAATCGTAATTGTTTTATTGATCAAATTCATCATTTTGAGTTGGTACAACATTTTAATTTTTATATCATTAGTATCCATTTAACCACTTTTCCATTTCTCTAATTTCAACTTATAAAACCCTTTTGTcaaaattttatagtaagacttttTTTTTAGATTCTTTGTCTTTATtcgattaattaaattacattatGGTGTAAGGACGGTAAGTGGCGTTCCAATTGGTTTAGGAAGACGAGAATATGCTGAAGAGACAAAGCAAAGATCCACACAAACACTTTGCCATCAGAAGTCACTGCAAGCTGGACTACTCTCATGTCTTCCAAACTTTTCCACACTTAAATATTCGAATTAGCATCTGGAATTTTAAGGATTATTTGACTTTTATGCTAATTTACAACTTACAAAATCGAGCGATTATACAGTATAAGACGATCCTTTAATTGGTTAAAAACTTACCTTTTCTATCATTAATAAATGATCTTTATATAAAAGAATCCGTATACGAATAAATCGACTGTGTACAACGGTCTTACACAATAATTAGTGTTGCTATTTAATTTGCTTTTATCATTTGCTTAGTCGTCATTAGTTATGGTCAAATTGTTTGATTTAACACGTTAAGTTGAACCTAAAAGATTTCCTGACTATTCATACCGACATTTCTTATATATAAACATTTGCCAAAAGATAAGAGATTTAGTCGAATACTAGAACGACTGTCAACATAACCGCGAACATGTCACCGGATTATAATATACACTATACATCCATAACGCGACGTTATCTCGATTGGGATCGATGGTGCAATTTCGATATCAAAATAAACACCTGGTTGAACTTAACTTTCACAAATAAAAACTAATTAAGAGCAGACAAAGTGAGTACGATATGTGCAATGCCATAATAAGCACAGCTCATATGAAAGAGAGTTATATTTTGATATTAGGGGTCCAAACAAAGGACAAAAAAATGAGCAAATAAATAGTATTGTACGAAGTATGATTCATATGAACACGTACAAAAGTTTGAATAGTAAATGTATAAAATTGCACCTCCTTTTGAGTTTTGATCCTCACTACCTGCCGACACAGTGCACTTCTTAACAATCATTGCTTCCAAAGAATCATTTTTACCATTAAATGTCTCTTAATTGACTATTGATTCCACCCCTTAACATTAATTAAGTACATGTTAGTGGGAGACCCTAGGATCCTTCTATTTTGGATTAAGACAATGGAACCAATCAAATCTTGTCTAAAACCTGGTAAATGGGTCATTTAGATCGGATTACTTCGGATCACGTCATTTCCGAGTCAACAGTTTATCAAGTCATTTCACGTGAGGTTGTTCTGGGTCATTTTGGCTTTTTGGGTCAGAATTTTGCCTTAATTAAGTCATTTTAGGTCTATCGGGTCATTTCTGGTCACTTCGGATCAAATCACTCTTGGGTAGGGTCACTTCAGATCTATCGGGTCAAGTTTAGGTCAAGCCTAAATAGGATCAACGACATTATCCAAAGCCAGAGTTCTCGCATATTGCTAAACAGGGGTCAGATGAACGCATACTAACCCTTGTGTTAGTAACACAAAAAGACTGTTTCTAAACGACCCAAGATGAAAACTGCTATCATATTCTAGAAACCTTCTTTTGTAAGAGGAACTTACTTTCTTACCCCATAAAGGCTAAAGAGCACAAGTTGTTGAAGTTATCAAATGTAAAGTACAAAGTAACAAAAGTAGTTGAAAATAAGTAAGCATGCCTCAGAATATATACTGTTCTTCAAGTACAATCTTATGTAGGGATAAGATAACATGCCAACCAACATAGGCAAGAACAAATAACAAACTCCAATGTCTTTTTATGAAACCAAAAGTAAAAGAATTAACTTGAATATTTATGTAACTCAAACTTAATTTACCTATCTTTTACCAATAAAACTTTCTTATAACATGAAAAT is a window encoding:
- the LOC141613256 gene encoding protein FAR1-RELATED SEQUENCE 5-like, encoding MDETICAVEEQQSIAPDQSMVMKEVENEFEDDACGSVKAFYRLKGVSTNNALGFQANESTSLTQFYRLFKHTITRWRKKELKLEFYCSKSKPHYDFALSGLLKHALEVCTSTLFCDFEEEFKVGIGTFARKICEDETQMSYKVAIDENFISSEVVTYGFVNNPVLVSCSCKNFEECA